A region of the Dreissena polymorpha isolate Duluth1 chromosome 6, UMN_Dpol_1.0, whole genome shotgun sequence genome:
GATGTCAAAACTACCTCTCTACAtcatctgtctgtctgactgGTCTGAGTATTGTTGATTTATCTCAAGTATTTGTATCTGAAGTATTCTGGTCACTGGATGGCAGAATTAAAAAGATGGTTTTCTGTTTAtcaatcttcatatttttttgaTTATAGCAAGATAGCATGAAGACACATAGAATGTATATGGGTTAGTTTGGTTGTATTCACTGTAATAAGATAAAAGCTTCCCATCAATAAAACACCCTATGTCTGGAATCATGTCTCAATATTTTGCTAATAACCATACTATTGGCCAGTTTTTTCCAATCTTGCtgggttagaatgtttatcttgacaatatctaggacaagttcaaatctgggtcatgttggtctcaaaactaggtcacaaggtcagatCTGAGAAAAACCTTGTCACTTCTAtcgtttttttcattaaaatttgggTCTGTATTCCCAAtggagaaaataatatttttttcccaaaaattctcaattgaaggtttcaaaaagAGATAAAAAGATAAGTCTAAATATGTCAATTATCTTAAAATCTGgttctataagttgaaccttagaaaatgaTATCACTTTTACATGTATAACCAATTTTAAactatttgtaagcataaaatcatcaacattaatttcccaatctTAGTCAAAAGGATGCAACATTTCCCAActcaaagggacctggccccattctcAAAATTGTGAGGAAAAAACACACTGGCTAAAGAagacacatttatgactcaatctatatgaaacatggtcagaatgtagagtttgaaactgggtcacgggTGTCCAAAGACTACATGTAGGTtaccaggtaaaatcttagaaaaccttgttaccgctatagaggctacatttatttcacaattttgatgaAGCTTGAtcggaatgtttattttgacaataactAGGTTGAGTTTTAATATTGGTCATGTGCCTCCAAATGCAAAGTCATAAGGACAACTCATATTAAAACTTAAATCACTCTAGGTGTCATATTATTGACTCATACTCGATTAAACTtggacagaatgtttatcttggcaatatctaggccaagtatGAATCAGTATCATTGAGTccaaaaaataggtcaccaggtaaattGGTTGAAAAATTATTAACCActgtagaggcaacatttatgactcaatctagATTGCATCTAGGGTCAAATGTATTTTGTATGCATCTTGATTGCAAACCTTGCCTGGAATGGCATTTTTTTGCTAGTCAGATTATTGTAAAGGTCTCTGTGACTAAAACAAGATCAACCTTTTTCTTTTCAATAACTTGATTTTGAAATGAGGTATTGAccaatatgtgtgtgtgtgggtaGCTTGCAGGTTTAGCTTTTGATTgcaaattatttgaatttaaataaattatgaataaaaatgtcaaaacttGTTGCATGGACATGTTTCTTGTTAggcttttatttttcatttattgtcccctaccggtttcaccagaggggacttatggtttgcgctctgtgtgtccgtcagtctgtcacacttttttggatcctgcgataactttacaagtttttcatattttttcataaaacttgaaacatggacagatggcaatatggagattatgcatgtcatttaattttgttcctacgtcaagaattctggttgctttggcaacaaataggctagaaatactgctcgaaatggtggatcctgcacacttttctggatcctgcaataactttaaaagttcttcatattttttagctcacctgagcacaacgtgctcatggtgagcttttgtgatcgctttttgtccatcgtccgttgtgcggcgtcaacatttgccttgttgaccttagaggccacatttattgtccaatcttcatgaaattaggtcagaagatcggtttcaatgatatcttggatgagttcgaaaatggttacgtgtgcttgaaaaacatggctgccaaggggcggggcatttttccttatacggctatatatggctatagtaaaatcttgttaacactcaagtggccacatttattgtctgatcttcataaaacttggtcagaagattcatcccaataatatcttggacgagttcgaaaatgatgccggttggttgaaaaacatggccgccagtgggcggggcatttttccctaaatggctttagtaaaaccttgttaacactctagaggccacatttattttccgatcttcatgaaacttgctcagaatatttgtcccactgatatcttggatgagttaaaaaatggtaacctttgcttgaaaaacatggctgccaaggggcggggcaatttttccttatatggctatagtaaaatcttgttaacactctagaggccacatttattgtccaatcgtcatgaaacttggtcagaagattcatcccaataatatcttggacaagtccgaaaatgatgccggttggttgaaaaacatggctgccagcgggcggggcatttttccttatatggctatagtaaaaccttgttaacactctagaggccacatttattgtccaatcttgatgaaatattgtcagaagatttgtcttaatgatatcttggatgaggtagaaaatggtaacctttgcttgaaaaacatggccaccaaggggcggggcatttttccttatatggctatataaggctatagttaaatcttgttaacactctagaggccacatttattgtccaatcttcatgaaatttggtcagaagattagtctcaatgatatcttggatgagttcgaaaataattatgtttgcttgaaaaaaatggcttccaaggggcggggcatttttccttatatgcagtccttcccaaaattataatttattgccggcaatgaggtcctataatcatgcagccatttccggcccagactgattatttcaggcccaaaaagtaaaaaatgacgacgaaagacaaagatgacatttttaacaatattgtaatattatcaGGTTAATATACTAAGCATGCATTTAATTATTCAGAATTGCCAAGATTTCTTTATCATTTGTCTCTTCATCCTGGATATCTGAATCCTCTACTGAAGACACATCCTTTGACTAATCTTCTTTCGTTGGATACCCATCGGGCATAGCCTTGGTTGGGCGCTAATAATTAAGTCGACGAAGACCATCTCCCTTTATCATGAGCATACAATACTTAATCTTTTTGCTAAGGTGTTGTAGGCTAGCATACCTTATAATACTATACTAGTCTTAAAGTCAATCCCAATGCTTTTGAGTGAAttatttgaatgatttttttttaaactttattggtcctgtatgtaggtgtgagtttgttacgtaaaaacctcatttaatatttaattttacataaaaccatcgaATCTGAACAGCCATTGGTTTACAGCTGCTAAATGGTCATAAGCTGTAACATCTgcagtgctgagtttgatcatcatgatcatcacaGTGttatttatggcaatttcggggccgatattcggccccattcccctcaaaaaagagtatatatttttccccgattttgtagaaaaaaatcccctccagaataaaaaaaaaaaaaattttttttttagaaagaactctcttataataaatatctatttcataacaactaacaaagtatataacaaatttataatattatatgatttttaattattataaagagttacattgaattagtatttcccaaatcagtgtacttttcatatgaatttcatgctttttccaaaatggccaggaaaaggcctgatgtatctgcatatattatgtatattatattatgtgtcaatatttgatgataaaaacattccaatttggtcgattttattgattaaaaaatgctcaaattgcCATTTTATCGAGTAGAaagtcccaattagactcaaaatggctaggaaaactgagagtGAAGGctaaactgtctgaaactaatgttgaaaaaatcattgggatatattttagaaaaaggacagagaaattcagctgtgaatataacATTCATACATACAGGTGTATTCATATAATTATCTTCATAagatataaaagagtgaattttaatttttcccttttcctaaaaaatgaCGCGTTTTttccctttggacgggccccgccaccattcccctatttgtgaaaaataaCACTGTCATCATGAGAGTTTGGTTTGGCTCTTTcaccaaattttaattgaaacgttttaagatattaaaaaataaaatgaaaacaaaatcaccacTTATATATCTGAATATTCTGGATCTTTTCCTTCGAACTCCTGTGTAGATATTGTCAGATCGCTTCAAACTCCTGTGTAGGTGTTGACAGATCGCGGGAAGATCACAATGGCCTGTGTTAATGCCCTGCTTGCTTACGAATTAATCGGATATAACGGGAACCAAAAGTATATGGTATCGATTCTCTCCCTTTGCGAATCTACTCATATAGTGATGatgtaatgtttaatttgcattAACGACGCAGCAAAAATCTTCGGATACTGTATATGCACGTACGTCATTCAAGAAATGCAaccaataaaaaatgtttttcatgatTGGAGTATTCATTAATAACTCGGTAAATTCCTTACTTttgccttgaaacttttctggaaaaagcttatggaattccaaatttcgccacaattttattaccggacacgaggtccggcaatattagaatcatttccggattttccaaattattatctgaaaaatccgaggaccgacggtatttcggaaagactgtatatggctttagtaaaatcttgttaaaactctagaggccacatttactgtccgatcttcatgaaacttggtcagaagattcatcccgataatatctttgacgagttaaaaatgatgccggttggttgtaaaacattgctgccagggggccgggcatttttccttatatggctatagtaaaaccttgttaacactctagaggccacatttattttccgatcttcgtgaaacttggtcagaaaatttgtcccaataatatcttgttatctcaggtgagccacTTGcggcctttcaggctctcttgttcatgaaacttgaaacatggatagatggcaatatggatattatgcaagtcatttaattttctttcgacgtaaaaaattctggttgctatggcaacaaataaaaaaagaatttatttctgacaatggtggagccggtaggggacatattttgcttggcaatagtcttgttttacatGGAATGACTTTCCTAATTTAATTCTTATAGATATTTATGCTACAAGACATTCTTTTGTCATTGTGGGTTCATATTGTTTCGTGATGTATTTAAAGTAGTTGTAATGTTTTTAAGGTGTTTAATGCTTTATGCATCATTACAGCAAACTGGAGAAAGGGGAAGCAAAAGAATATAAAAGTAAGTAATTATTCTTTAGTTATTTCCCTTGAATTAAGACATATGTAGTTTTAAAAACCAGTTCATTTCAAATAATGCCGCACTGaaatgcaatttaattaaaaagcaaAAGGGCCTGTTTCCTGGTAAATATGGATGCATGATGTATTATGAGGGCTCATtcaaatgggtcgaagtagttagtaaacattgtttatttcaaGGTTTACACCATATCTATAAGAAGATTGGCAATGTGTTTGTGTTCAGTGAATTTAActagaaatgttatttaatcCTATGCAAGTTGTAATTCACAATATACTGTAAAGCTTTCACTGGAGATTGTTTAGGATGACTGGAATGCATGATTTATGAAGGTTATCAAGGAATCTGCTGAGATGTTCTGGTTAACAATTCTCTGGTAACCCTTCAATACTTTACTATGAAGAAGTTAAGGTATTCATAAACCAAATCTCCTACCACAACATATCAGCtaagcattttttttcatatgTGAGACTGTGTTTTAGAATTTGTTGAAATTGTTTCAGTGATTTGtgatttaatgttatttatccTTGTTCACTCAGTTGGAAGCCATTTTGTTAAGTAGATGTGGCTAAGATTCTTTTCAGATAAAAGACATTCCCCTGGACCTTTGTCATTATATTTACCCAGTGAATATGAATAACTGAGCATGGGTGACATTATTGCTACTTTTTATTGTaacaatacatattaattttaatatcttTCATAAAAATTACCATCTATTTGTTAATTCACAATAATTTTACGgactaaatatgtttttgtaaatactcaGCCACAGAAGTATATCTCTTCGTGGCTTTCTTCATGCTCACTTGTGTTTGAATGGATGTTGATGTTAATTGTAAGCCAACTTGTGACTTTATTTACATGATACACTTATCTAGCTGCTTATACAATCTGCTTGTCTTTACTAACACATGATTACACATAGACCTTGGACAGGTTCAATCTCTGAATGACTCATTGTTGGTTGAAGTTGGCTCAGAGGGTACTGACATGTGCACTTGATCATTGAAACATACTTGATGTCTGTGCACAATTCTTTGTGTGCAggtttatttcataattattaaaGGGGTATATAGCCTAAAGCAATCTTGATTATACGCCCATGTAAAAAATAAGCTATTTTGTGGGAACAACTATGACAGACAAACGTCATTGCAGTGTCCATGAGAACTATATTCGGTAATTAACTTGAACAGTTTAAATCAGATCATTATGAAACACATTATGTTGATATTGTTTGAAGGCGTAATATTTTCGCCAAGTTAAATAACTAGGGAGATTGCTCAAAGCACTTCTAAATTATGTTGCTTTCTAACTCAAACAGTTTACAGCAGTGATCATCATGAAATTGGTGGCAATCTTTGCTGTCATAATATCTCCGCCAAGTTTGTTAACCATCCAGATTGTCTGAAGCACTTCTGAGTTATGGCTagtaaattgaatttaaaaaatggcCGTATAAAACCGCTACCAGAAATGGTATTGGCTAGAACACCCAGGGACAACAAAATCAGTTTCATTAAGTGTTTGAGGTGTATAAATTGTATGGTCAGGGTAATTGTATGTCATGGTGAAAAACTCTTTAACTACCGATTCCAGAGaaaaatgttaataatctaaaattCTACATATGTTGACCATATTGCAAAAGTCAAATGATTGTTCATAGGAATCAAGAAACAAAATGATGAATTCCACAAATATCTGCAATCAtctttatgaatactttttgATCCTGAGTAAGCGCagtaaaaaaagttatttgaattcAATTTGTGTGAGTTCCACTAGGTATGTTTATTGATAAGTCTTTTCTAAGAGGTTTGTGTGAGTTCTACTAGGTATGTTTATTGATATGTCTTTTCTAAGAGGTTTGTGTTAGTTCCATTAGGTATGTTTATTGGTATATCTGTTCTAAGAGGTTTGTGTTAGTTCCACTAGGAATGTTTTTTTGATATGTCTGTTCTAAGAGGTTTGTGTGAGGTCCACTAGGTATGTTTATTGGTATGTCTGTTTTAAGAGGTTTGTGTTAGTTCCACTAGGTATGTTTATTGGTATGTCTGCTCTAAGAGGTTTGTGTGAGTTCCACTTGGTATGTTTATTGGTATGTCTGTTCTAAGAGGTTTGTGTGAGTTCCACTTGGTATGTTTATTGGTATGTCTGCTCTAAGAGGTTTGTGTGAGTTCCACTTGGTATGTTTATTGGTATGTCTGTTCTAAGAGGTTTGTGTTAGTTCCACTAGGAATGTTTTTTTGATATGTCTGTTCTGAGAGGTTTGTGTTAGTTCCATTAGGTATGTTTATTGTGTCTGTTCTAAGAGGTTTGTGTAAGTTCAACTAGGTATGTTTATTGTGTCTGTTCTAAGAGGTTTGTGTAAGTTCAACTAGGTATGTTTATTGGTATGTCTGTACTAAGAGGTTTGTGTGAGCTCCACTAGGTATGTTTATTGGTATGTCTGTTCTAAGAGGTTTGTGTGAGCTTCACTAGGTATGTTTATTGGTATGTCTGTTCTAAGAGGTTTGTGTGAGTTCCACTAGGTATGTTTATTGGTATGTCTGTTACAAGAGGTTTGTCGGAGTTCCACTAGGTATGTTTATTTGGTATGTCTGTTCTAAGAGGTTTGTGTGAGTTCCACTAGTTATGTTTATTGGTATGTCTGTTCTAAGAGGTTTGTGTGAGTTCCACAAGGTATGTTTATCGGTATGTCTGTTCTAAGAGATTTGTGTGAGTTCTACTAAGTATGTTTATTTGGTATGCTGTTCTAAGAGGTTTGTGTGAGTTCCACTAGGTATGTTTATTGGTATGTCTGTTCTAAAAGGTTTGTGTTAGTTCCACTAGGTATGTTTATTGGTATGTCTGTTCTAAGAGGTTTGTGTTAGTTCCACTAGGTATGTTTATTGGTATGTCTGTTCTAAAAGGTTTGTGTTAGTTCCACTAGGTATGTTTATTGGTATGTCTGTTCTGAGAGGTTTGTGTTAGTTCCACTAGGTATGTTTATGTGGTATGTCTGTTCTAAGAGGTTTGTGTTAGTTCCACTAGGTATGTTTATTGGTATGTCTGTTCTAAGAGGTTTGTGTTAGTTCCACTAGGGATGTTTATTCTACCTAGTCTGTTCTAAGAGGTTTATAAGCCCATTATGAACATCTTCTCAATCACACAGCTGTCAAAATTGCCAAACTAATCTTGGCCACTCGTTAATTCAACTGTTTTGAATGTCAGCTGAATTGTTGCAGTGTCTGTGGTAAAATATCTCAGCCAAGTAAATTGGAAGAAATGATAGCCAATGTGTAAGCTTAAGAGGTTTTTTAAATAATTGGCAAAAACCATCTAGTTTGACACAAGGACATTATTACTtctttaaagatattttaaaataaccttAGTTTGGAgaactggtgttttttttctttttgctaTTAATCATGTGAGATTTAGAATTAATATCAACTGGAATATCAATTTATGGAAATGACTCACTTTTCTATTATTTCCACCTACCTTGCACTGCATATAGAATGACAACACTATTACATACATCATTGTAATGATTCattatagttttcttttcttcatGAACCTATTGTACTTTCATTTACAAGTGTGTAACAACAACTCACAACTTACCAGTAACTACAACCAGTAAGAGTATTTTTAGCATATTATTGAAACTTAACCATAGTGGCTTTGTAGATCAAGGAAATCTAtttatatatcataatatatattaaaactgaGTTCGTCCATTTCACTGATATTTAAAACGAACAATGCACATAAAGATACTGTTGACGAGATGATTTGCCTGATTAACATATCCATAGAAAGGATATGAAAAACATGAACTTTAATATTTCTAGCAGACTCACTTATGAATTTACATTGCTTTAGTCACTTTGACTTTTAACAAAAGTCACTTCATTTCTATTTCATATTGTCGTGTGGTATTCAGAGTGTGATGATATCAGCTTTAGATTGAGCCTATATTTTAAGAAAGAGCACTGTCACATCTTACTCTAGCGTTTATGGCCCAGTTTTTCTCTTGCCTGCTGTTGTTTCTTGTACCTTCTGTCATTTATGATGGACCAGAAGTAGCAGCCCAGGAACACAAGTACCAGCACAGCGTTGATGGCAAGTACCACCATGATCTCTGTCACATAGGAGGGCATCACATACACCTTCACCTCTGCCTCCACCTCCAATGTACGGTCGACGTTCCTGCAGACGTACGTACCAGAATCTGATAAACTCGCATTGGTAATTGTCAGAGTCCCGTTCTCGCTGCTGAATCGCAGAATGTCATCCTGCGTGGTGTTGACTGTGGTCTCATTGAATTCCTGGGCAGATATGGGCTCCTCGCTGTTGGGGAGGTACCACTGCAGCTCTAGGTCAGCCTCCAGGTCCTCTGGGTAGTGTGAGCAGACGAGGCTGACCTCCTCCCCAGGGGTCACAGCTATAGCAGGGGGCAGCACTCTGAGCAGGGGCTCCTCATCGTCCTGGGCTAGAGTTGTCCCCAATGTGAGGTATAGACTCAGCAACAGCAGTGGCAATATCGGGGACATCCTTATGGGATAACATACACTCTGCTTTAGCTCATTGGCTCTACATCAGAACTGCATAACCTGCAAAAACAACATGGGACATCTGGTAAACATTTATGGCATGTAACTTCACTGGTAAGGAACCTATTTTTAAATTGGTAAAgtaattatttaaatgattttcataGATTTTGATAGATTTCAAAAGCAGAAGAAACCAATATTAACAAACAAGTGCAATTATTAGTGATAAGCTCTTACAAGTGCAATTATGCTCAAATATTCTATTTTTAGACACTCCCTAACGGTCAGGGGATAACGCGtacgatccccactgtgggggaGTTCTTTAGATTTCTCCtatagacaccaagaactggttttagtcccaggaaacggactcgagagtgtttcaaataagccttaggctttttatgcaatcgagctaaaataaataggttttaactaaatatTGTGGTTGTTCAAGTATAACATTTAATCATATTTtcaattgacataaatgtgaacaagTACCTTTAATCGCATTTGAACTAAGAATAAAAGTCCATGTAATGGTCATTGAACCAACTCTTGTGTAAAACTTAAATCAGCTTTTGAAATTAGAAAACTGTCTATCAGAGTTCTATTAAGCAGTTACTTCTGGTTTAGCACTTGTTGCTTTTAGGAAAGATAACTGTTACAAGGAAATAAGTGGTTTCATATTCTAGGATCATTAGACTGATGGTTTTAAGTGGGCATATCACTGAGAGAGAAAACCGGTCAGAAAATAAAGCTGTAACAGTACACTTAAATTCTTAATTTTAAAATCTCTGTTATACATAAATGCTCCTACAATACAAGTACTTTTGCTTTTTTTAGTTCAACATGAAAAGTTTGAGTCTATCCATCTATTGTTTATCTGCATTCCCAACGTTTTGTGCATATGTATTTACTTCACAAATAGTTGATAGTGTGCTAGTTCATATAAGTGCTTCAATACAACATCAGACTTAGTTTACTTGACATAGAATTACCTTACCTTTATGTGTGAAAGCATTATTTCCCCTTGATAGTTGTCAGCCAATAATCAATTTAAGTAATAAATTGAGGACACTTGTAGTGATAAGCTATAATATCGGGTATCTGTGTACATGTGGGGCAAGACTGTGTTTATCTTGGACTGTCAGGTCAGTTGGGATTGTAGTGTTATCTGGGAGACTTTGTGAACTAGTTACTTGACCTTGTTAGAACACTGACATACCTGTGTGTGTACATGTTCAAATAAGAATATTGAACATTGTGAGAATGGGGAAGAAAACATTAATGTGACTCTCAAATCACAGTCTCCTTAAATAATACGCAAGATTCTCAACCAAAATgtcaataatgaaagaaaatctaCTGTGTAACTAAGTAAAGTGTGCAGCttgcaaataaattgatttaacatTTAGTTGCCAtattgtagtggatatggtgtccgcctagtgaccggTAGGTCATGGATTCTAGTCCCATGAAATGGActtgagagtgtttcaaataagccttaggctttcaatgcaatgaagctaaaataaataggtttaaactaaacatttaGTAGAAGCATGGGTAAGCATTCAGGTCTGTGCTTTTTTAAGCTCGCCTTAACACGAAGACTGAAGGTGAGCTCTTGTGATCATCATGTTTGCATCCTCTACTTTAAGCCTCTTTTTTAAGCCCACTCTCTTTGCCCCA
Encoded here:
- the LOC127833376 gene encoding uncharacterized protein LOC127833376 encodes the protein MSPILPLLLLSLYLTLGTTLAQDDEEPLLRVLPPAIAVTPGEEVSLVCSHYPEDLEADLELQWYLPNSEEPISAQEFNETTVNTTQDDILRFSSENGTLTITNASLSDSGTYVCRNVDRTLEVEAEVKVYVMPSYVTEIMVVLAINAVLVLVFLGCYFWSIINDRRYKKQQQAREKLGHKR